The DNA region TCACCCATGATAGCTTCATTCAGACGCGAGATCAGTGCGTTGAACATCACGCGGTTGTAAACATATCCCTGCAGGTCAAAAGCGGTTGGAGAAATGCCAGGTACTGCTCCAGCGAAGGTCTCCAAAGCATGCTTCGCACGGGGATCGTCTGTATCAAAATCAACACCCTTCTCTGCCAACCCAAGATGTCCTGGAATAAACAGTGTTCGACCGTAGAACTCTGCTAGATTTTCTTCCTGAGCCAACCAGTCCATTAGTTTAGCCACCTCTTCAGGATGCTTAGTATCTTTAATGGCTACCAAGGCTGCTCCACCGGGCATGCCGGTACAAGCTGCTGGACCACAAGGGGCAGGAACCGCCCACCAATCAAAAGCATCACCAATGTTCTTGGCAAACTGGGGAATTTGCCAAGAGCCACTCATATACATCACAACCTGGGCGTTGGTAAAATCCTCATTTGCACCTAAATATGCTGATCCAGAAACAGAGCCCCAGAGTTCCTTGGCCATGATTCCCTGCTGATGCCAGTCATAGAGGCGCTGTGTCATACGCTTCAAACCCTCATCAACCAGAGCTGGTTCGCCACTGCCATCAAACATTTTGGCACCCATGGCGATTGCAGGTCCTGAAACACGGTGACCAGAGCGGTCCCAGGCCATTGGAATAGGAATTTCCAATTTATCGGCAACCTGCTTGGAGGCCTTAGCCCAATCATCCCAGGTAGCTCCTTTGCCAGGCATTGGCACTTCTGCTTGCTCAAACAAGGTCTTATTGACATAGGGCCCTGTGACCGTCAACTGAGTCATGAATCCAGAAATGGCTGAGGTGTCTCCTGGTTGGCGTAACCACTTGAGAAAGGGACCAAAGCTCTTCTCCCAATAACCCGCATCATTCAGATACGGTCGGAGATCCATGTAGTATTTTGAGAGACCACCAAGATCAGTGACACGGGCGAGGTCAGGTCCATCTCCAGCAGCAAGCTGTACTGGCAAACTTTCCATGATTGATTTATATGGCACCACGTCCAAGTTGACTTTTATATCTGAGTTCTGGGCTTCAAAACGATCTAATAATGATCGCATGACTTCCCCTTCGATCCCGTCGTTATACCAAGTCATTCTCAGTTCGGTCTCGGCAAACAGGGGGGTAGCCCAAACCGCCATTGCGACTGAACCCACCGTCAAGATTCTTCTGAGTTTGTTTAGCATTCTCACTTCCTACCTTAGGGTTGGAGATAACAGGTTGCTTTACCTTTGATAGGTTATTCAGCCACCTGATGAAATCGCAAATGATCAACACCTAGCAAATCCACAAACATGTTGATCATTTTACGAAATATTTGTTGGAAAGTTTTAATTTAACTCACCAATTTTTTTCAAAAATAAATCTTTAAATCAATGCTTTGTATGAATACATTACCTTCTAAATTCAAAAAATGTGACTCTTTATTTGCATTTGCTACTGGCTTGAATTGCAATCATCTTAAATCAGGAAATGTTGCCGATTTAAATAAAGATTAGAAAGATTGTCAAACAAAAACGCTCTTATGTCCTGTTTCCTTACTCTTCGGTAGGTAGTTCTTGAAATTCACTAAAGTTGACTCTTAGGAAGCCGTAATTGTCAATCTCTCACTAGCCCAGTTGAACAGCCTTTTCCTGTGCTTCCAGCGCTAGCCAGCAGACTGTGAAGCAGTGCTCATGGGTCATCGTGAATTCTGTACGGTTCTGAACATCTTTTAGGAATTGTTCAAAGTAAGTGATCGGAACATCACTACAGTCGATCCGTTCATAGCGGTCTTGATTGACCAGCATCAGGTGGTTTTGCCCCTCTTCACCCAGAATATCGATGTACTTCCGTAACTCCAGGTAGCCCTCTGTTCCCTGGATAAAGAGCCGACCATCTCCCCAGGTGGGCAGAGCATCCGGTGTGTGCCAGTCCACTCGAATAAAGCCATTGGCGGTTGGGCTACGGAGGACAATTTCGCCATAGTCTTCAAACTCAGGCCAGGTCGGATTGGCGTAGTT from SAR324 cluster bacterium includes:
- a CDS encoding ABC transporter substrate-binding protein, with the translated sequence MLNKLRRILTVGSVAMAVWATPLFAETELRMTWYNDGIEGEVMRSLLDRFEAQNSDIKVNLDVVPYKSIMESLPVQLAAGDGPDLARVTDLGGLSKYYMDLRPYLNDAGYWEKSFGPFLKWLRQPGDTSAISGFMTQLTVTGPYVNKTLFEQAEVPMPGKGATWDDWAKASKQVADKLEIPIPMAWDRSGHRVSGPAIAMGAKMFDGSGEPALVDEGLKRMTQRLYDWHQQGIMAKELWGSVSGSAYLGANEDFTNAQVVMYMSGSWQIPQFAKNIGDAFDWWAVPAPCGPAACTGMPGGAALVAIKDTKHPEEVAKLMDWLAQEENLAEFYGRTLFIPGHLGLAEKGVDFDTDDPRAKHALETFAGAVPGISPTAFDLQGYVYNRVMFNALISRLNEAIMGELTLDQAYERMEQDIQQQIAEKKRGS